In Rubrobacter calidifluminis, a single genomic region encodes these proteins:
- a CDS encoding cupin domain-containing protein: MSRGHGSVVSEDLGRVAGSGVGTVWKLEGSEDLNANLVRLPGGGGIGEHVNGEVDVLVIGVFGSGTVEVEGERCEIGPGRFVFVPKGARRSFEARPEGVSYLSVHRRKGPIRIGRGGGEA; the protein is encoded by the coding sequence ATGAGCAGAGGTCATGGTTCGGTGGTCTCGGAGGATCTGGGACGTGTGGCGGGTTCGGGGGTGGGGACGGTCTGGAAACTGGAGGGGAGCGAGGATCTGAACGCCAACCTGGTGCGGTTGCCGGGTGGAGGGGGCATCGGGGAGCACGTGAACGGGGAGGTGGATGTGCTGGTGATCGGGGTCTTCGGGAGCGGCACCGTGGAGGTCGAGGGGGAGAGGTGCGAGATCGGGCCTGGGAGGTTCGTCTTCGTACCCAAAGGGGCACGCCGGTCGTTCGAGGCCAGGCCTGAGGGGGTGTCGTATCTCTCGGTGCACCGTCGGAAGGGTCCGATCCGGATCGGACGCGGCGGGGGTGAGGCGTGA
- the ric gene encoding iron-sulfur cluster repair di-iron protein, with protein MIPTWRKVGELVAEVPGRSRVFEEVGIDYCCGGDVSLADACEAAGVTVEEIAKRLEGETGTAGEKPDLVSMGMGELVEHIVKVHHDYLRSELPRLERLIGKVEAAHGETHPELGELKEEFGRLRAELEEHTAEEEAVIFPAGVRLERGEPAGVEGSLGDLLGKSVREHIATGRRLQKIRKLTDGYRIPEDACNSYRAMLDGLAELERDTHHHIFKENSLLFPRMKSREEEMRG; from the coding sequence ATGATCCCGACCTGGAGGAAGGTTGGTGAGCTCGTGGCGGAGGTGCCCGGCCGGTCACGGGTGTTCGAGGAGGTGGGGATAGACTACTGCTGCGGCGGGGACGTCTCCCTTGCGGATGCCTGCGAGGCGGCCGGGGTAACCGTGGAGGAGATCGCGAAGAGGCTGGAGGGAGAAACGGGTACGGCCGGTGAGAAGCCGGACCTTGTGAGCATGGGCATGGGGGAGCTGGTCGAGCACATCGTGAAGGTCCATCACGACTACCTGCGCTCCGAGCTTCCCAGGCTGGAGCGGCTGATCGGGAAGGTGGAGGCGGCGCACGGGGAGACCCATCCGGAGCTCGGTGAGCTGAAGGAAGAGTTCGGGCGGCTGCGGGCGGAGCTCGAGGAGCACACCGCGGAGGAAGAGGCGGTGATCTTCCCGGCCGGGGTGAGGCTCGAGCGCGGGGAACCGGCCGGTGTGGAAGGCTCCCTCGGCGATCTGCTGGGGAAGAGCGTGAGGGAGCACATAGCGACCGGACGTCGGCTGCAGAAGATCCGGAAGCTCACCGACGGCTACCGCATACCGGAGGACGCCTGCAATTCCTACCGGGCGATGCTCGACGGTCTCGCCGAGCTCGAGCGCGACACCCACCATCACATCTTCAAAGAGAACAGCCTGCTCTTCCCCAGGATGAAATCCCGTGAAGAGGAGATGCGCGGATGA
- a CDS encoding metal-sulfur cluster assembly factor, whose translation MQKTVSEERVRDQLRTVIDPELGLDIVELGLVYDIKVEQDGRHVDVTFSLTSPMCPVGDMIQEQVENEVLSIEGVETVDAHLSFEPHWNPDMISPAAKLFFGR comes from the coding sequence ATGCAAAAGACCGTAAGCGAAGAGCGCGTCAGAGACCAGCTCAGGACCGTGATAGACCCCGAGCTCGGCCTCGATATAGTCGAGCTCGGGCTCGTCTACGACATAAAGGTGGAGCAGGATGGACGCCACGTCGACGTGACGTTCTCCCTGACGAGCCCGATGTGCCCCGTGGGCGACATGATCCAGGAGCAGGTCGAAAACGAGGTGCTCTCCATCGAAGGAGTCGAGACAGTCGACGCCCACCTCTCCTTCGAACCCCACTGGAACCCGGACATGATAAGCCCCGCCGCCAAGCTCTTCTTCGGCCGCTAG
- a CDS encoding 4Fe-4S dicluster domain-containing protein produces MPYVITEPCIGTKNQACVEVCPVDCIYDAGDQFMINPEECIDCGACEPECPVEAIFPEDEVPEDMRSFITKAQEFFSS; encoded by the coding sequence ATGCCCTACGTGATCACGGAGCCGTGCATCGGGACGAAGAACCAGGCGTGTGTGGAGGTCTGTCCGGTCGACTGCATATATGATGCGGGGGATCAGTTCATGATCAACCCGGAGGAGTGCATCGACTGCGGGGCGTGCGAGCCGGAGTGCCCGGTCGAGGCGATCTTCCCGGAGGACGAGGTCCCCGAGGACATGCGGTCGTTCATAACCAAGGCGCAGGAGTTCTTCTCGTCCTGA
- a CDS encoding 2Fe-2S iron-sulfur cluster-binding protein — protein sequence MAKTHRVTFKKSGITIECSEDEYILEKAEENGLDLPYDCRSGTCTTCMQMCLEGEIDQDLAFAISDEELAEGYRLICIGSPLSDVVLDA from the coding sequence ATGGCGAAGACGCACAGGGTAACCTTCAAGAAGAGCGGCATCACCATAGAGTGCTCCGAGGACGAGTACATCCTCGAGAAGGCCGAGGAGAACGGGTTAGACCTCCCCTACGACTGCAGGAGCGGCACCTGCACCACCTGCATGCAGATGTGCCTCGAGGGAGAGATAGACCAGGATCTTGCGTTTGCGATCTCCGACGAGGAGCTTGCGGAGGGATATCGTCTGATCTGCATCGGCAGCCCCCTCTCCGACGTCGTGCTCGACGCCTGA
- a CDS encoding hemerythrin domain-containing protein, with protein sequence MGEGAIIGPDTPVAELAARYPAVRVVLSRYGFGSYEDEEPPAGSVAGFAGERGIPPERLVGEIERVLDLSRREPPPASFLALLETHEHLNELFLLHQEALLAQDIPLAAELLKQVSEGQREHIKVEEEILLPVYARAGKIPGGDPKFYINEHRKMVRILDHFEEMLPRLMDEGQGTMRRRVIELFDEGYWFKRLLEHHDEREESILYPVLDRVTTEEERRELLERCL encoded by the coding sequence ATGGGTGAGGGTGCCATCATCGGGCCGGATACGCCGGTAGCGGAGCTCGCTGCGAGGTATCCGGCGGTGAGGGTCGTGCTCTCCCGCTACGGGTTCGGATCTTACGAGGATGAGGAGCCGCCTGCGGGTTCGGTCGCGGGGTTTGCCGGGGAGCGGGGCATCCCGCCGGAGAGGTTGGTCGGGGAGATCGAACGGGTGCTCGATCTCTCGCGTCGCGAGCCGCCGCCGGCGAGTTTCCTCGCGCTGCTGGAGACCCACGAGCACCTGAACGAGCTTTTCCTGCTGCACCAGGAGGCCCTGCTCGCGCAGGACATTCCTCTCGCCGCCGAGCTTTTGAAGCAGGTGAGCGAGGGGCAGAGAGAACACATAAAGGTCGAGGAGGAGATCCTGCTGCCGGTGTACGCCCGTGCCGGGAAGATCCCGGGAGGGGACCCGAAGTTCTACATCAACGAGCACCGCAAGATGGTCAGAATCCTCGACCACTTCGAAGAGATGCTGCCCCGTCTGATGGACGAAGGGCAGGGGACCATGAGACGCCGGGTGATTGAGCTCTTCGACGAGGGATACTGGTTCAAGCGGCTGCTCGAGCATCACGACGAGAGGGAGGAGAGCATCCTTTATCCCGTCCTCGACCGGGTGACGACGGAAGAGGAGCGCCGGGAGCTGCTCGAGAGGTGCCTGTGA
- a CDS encoding cupin domain-containing protein, with protein MSGRERPVSGRALHGPVQRFDIEEEAGRLRSEEAWKRGGRNAITLRKGQGMNVVLLVMRAGDVLDEHAAPGPFSLNVVSGRVRFAAAGEEMEAGAGTLVACDAGVRHRVEALEESVGLITIAKRDGGDG; from the coding sequence ATGAGTGGCAGGGAGCGTCCTGTATCCGGTCGAGCGCTGCACGGGCCGGTACAGAGGTTCGACATCGAGGAGGAGGCGGGCAGGCTCAGGTCCGAGGAGGCGTGGAAGCGGGGTGGGAGGAACGCGATCACGCTGCGCAAGGGGCAGGGGATGAACGTGGTTCTTCTGGTGATGCGTGCCGGGGATGTGCTGGACGAGCATGCGGCGCCGGGGCCTTTCAGCCTGAACGTGGTGAGCGGCAGGGTGCGCTTTGCGGCCGCCGGGGAGGAGATGGAGGCTGGGGCGGGGACCCTGGTGGCGTGTGATGCGGGTGTCAGGCACAGGGTGGAGGCGCTCGAGGAGTCGGTCGGTCTCATCACGATCGCCAAGAGAGACGGTGGAGATGGGTGA
- a CDS encoding tellurite resistance/C4-dicarboxylate transporter family protein has product MRKTELSEALSGLNPAWFSLVMATGIVGLAAHTQGISVVPTVLMWVNVVFYALSWAVYMARLVLFPRDFFGDFRKHMRAMGYFTVVAGSGVLGTQLLLVGGYRGAALALWVLALVLWCVLVYAIPAALIAQREGKPTLQRGIQGNWLLWTVGTASVSVLGTRVAPSFGSGASQVVFWSFLLWLISVIFYLWVIAMIIQRLFFYDLEAGDLLPTYWIDMGAFAIATLAGAVLLSSHVSSPLLRQLEPFTMGLTLVLWAIASWWIPWLFLMGIWRHFILRYPLWFNVGWWGMVFPLGMYTTATATLAQAMPLPAILKYIAAVFVWIAIAAWVVTFVNMLITLWRRPLSSGLS; this is encoded by the coding sequence ATGAGAAAAACGGAATTATCAGAGGCTCTGAGCGGGCTGAACCCGGCATGGTTTTCTCTGGTCATGGCCACCGGAATCGTTGGACTTGCGGCTCACACGCAGGGGATTTCGGTCGTTCCGACGGTTTTGATGTGGGTCAACGTCGTTTTTTATGCTCTGTCGTGGGCAGTCTACATGGCCCGGCTGGTTTTGTTTCCGCGTGACTTCTTCGGAGACTTCCGCAAGCACATGAGGGCCATGGGATACTTCACCGTGGTCGCCGGCAGCGGCGTGTTGGGAACGCAGCTCCTTCTGGTCGGCGGCTACCGTGGCGCGGCTCTGGCGCTGTGGGTCCTGGCGCTCGTACTCTGGTGTGTGCTCGTCTACGCCATCCCCGCCGCGCTGATCGCGCAGAGGGAGGGGAAGCCCACTCTGCAGCGGGGGATACAGGGCAACTGGCTCTTATGGACCGTTGGGACAGCCAGCGTCTCGGTGCTGGGCACACGGGTAGCACCCTCTTTCGGATCAGGGGCGAGCCAGGTGGTGTTCTGGAGTTTTTTGCTCTGGCTCATCAGCGTGATCTTCTATCTGTGGGTCATAGCGATGATCATCCAGCGTCTCTTCTTTTACGACCTCGAGGCTGGAGACCTCCTTCCCACATATTGGATAGACATGGGTGCCTTTGCCATCGCCACGCTCGCAGGAGCCGTACTCCTCTCTTCCCACGTCTCTTCCCCCCTTTTGAGACAACTCGAGCCCTTCACGATGGGCCTGACGCTGGTGCTGTGGGCCATCGCATCCTGGTGGATACCCTGGCTCTTCCTAATGGGGATCTGGCGCCACTTCATCCTACGCTACCCCTTGTGGTTCAACGTAGGATGGTGGGGAATGGTCTTCCCTCTGGGAATGTACACCACGGCCACCGCCACCCTCGCCCAGGCCATGCCGTTGCCGGCCATACTGAAGTACATAGCCGCGGTCTTCGTCTGGATCGCGATCGCCGCCTGGGTGGTCACGTTCGTCAACATGCTGATCACGCTGTGGAGACGACCGCTGTCCTCGGGTTTGTCGTGA
- a CDS encoding nitrate reductase subunit alpha, whose protein sequence is MARTTSALTRGLQYLRRGQERSGGWNEISARDRGWEYTYENRWQHDKVVRSTHGVNCTGSCSWQVYVKDGIITWETQAVDYPSNGPDFPEYEPRGCPRGASFSWYTYSPLRIKHPYVRGALLELWRRAKAEKGDPVEAWASIVEDPEKARSYKSRRGKGGLVRASWEEVVELIASAHVYTIKKYGPDRVMGFSPIPAMSMVSYASGTRFLSLIGGVIPSFYDWYSDLPTASPQIWGDQTDVPESADWYNASYLIMWGSNIPITRTPDAHFMTEARYKGQKTVVVSPDYSDHTKFADHWLPAHPGTDGALALAMGHVILKEFYVQRQVPYFVEYAKKYTDLPFLITLEEGEGGAHLPGRFLRLSDLGGKEENAEWKPVLLDGETGEVKSPNGTLGTRYGEEGEGRWNLDLGGIDPSLTLLGRHHQLVEVSFPRFDTREVIVRGVPAKRVGDHLVTTVFDLLLAHYGVRREGLPGKWPEGYDDPEPYTPGWQQEITGVDSGRAARIAREFARNAERTNGRSMIVMGAGTNHWYHSDQIYRAMLTLVLLCGCQGVNGGGWAHYVGQEKVRPFTGWSTMAFALDWNRPPRHMAGTSLWYLATDQWRYEPGSPEELSSPTAKGMFSGMHFVDCLALSARLGWQPSHPTFDRNPLEIAEAAGREGIPVEEYVVRELKEDRLHFACEDPDAPQNFPRVLTLWRSNLLGSSGKGHEYFLKHLLGVPDAAVRNEETPEELRPKDVRWREEAPVGKLDLLVTMDFRKNGSSMYSDIVLPAATWYEKHDLSSTDMHPFVHPFNPAIDPPWEARSDWDSFKAIAKRFSELAKDHLGVRKDVVATPLMHDSPDEIAQPFGEVRDWKKGECEPVPGKTMPRLTVIERDYTAVFQKMCSLGPLVEELGIGSKGVTWKPKLEVDEMRRQNGVVREGPAAGRPRLERADQVCEAILALSGTTNGRLAVEGFKALEKRTGLKLVDLAEERGDERITFRDITAQPRKVIASPEWSGMESRTRRYSPFTINVEKKKPWHTLTGRQHFYLDHEWMLEYGEALPIFKPPLDLGYDARSLGDGRTEVTVRYLTPHSKWSIHSEYQDNLRMLELFRGGPVVWMSVEDANKIDVKDNDWIEVYNVHGVISARAVVSHRIPEGTAIMYHAQDRHVNVPISEVSGTRGGTDNSTTRIVVKPTHMIGGYAQFTFALNYYGPAGSQRDTVTVIRKRQREVAY, encoded by the coding sequence TTGGCCAGGACGACGAGTGCTCTGACCAGGGGGTTGCAGTACCTGCGCAGGGGGCAGGAACGCTCCGGAGGGTGGAACGAGATAAGCGCCCGGGACAGGGGCTGGGAGTACACCTACGAGAACCGCTGGCAGCACGACAAGGTGGTGCGCTCCACCCACGGGGTGAACTGTACGGGCTCGTGCTCCTGGCAGGTTTACGTGAAGGACGGCATCATAACCTGGGAGACCCAGGCGGTGGATTACCCTTCCAACGGTCCGGACTTCCCGGAGTACGAGCCGCGGGGATGTCCGAGGGGGGCATCGTTCTCCTGGTACACCTACTCGCCCCTGAGGATCAAACACCCCTACGTGAGGGGGGCTCTGCTCGAGCTGTGGCGCAGGGCGAAGGCCGAGAAGGGTGACCCGGTGGAGGCGTGGGCCTCTATCGTCGAGGATCCCGAGAAGGCGAGAAGCTACAAGAGCCGGAGGGGCAAGGGAGGGTTGGTGCGGGCCTCGTGGGAGGAGGTCGTCGAGCTCATAGCCTCCGCCCACGTCTACACCATAAAGAAGTACGGCCCCGACAGGGTCATGGGCTTCAGCCCGATCCCCGCGATGAGCATGGTCTCTTACGCGTCGGGGACGCGCTTTCTCTCGCTCATCGGCGGTGTGATCCCGAGCTTCTACGACTGGTATTCGGACTTGCCTACGGCCTCGCCGCAGATCTGGGGAGACCAGACCGACGTACCGGAGTCCGCCGACTGGTACAACGCAAGCTACCTCATCATGTGGGGATCGAACATCCCCATAACCAGGACCCCGGACGCCCACTTCATGACCGAGGCGCGCTACAAGGGACAGAAGACGGTCGTCGTCTCGCCGGACTACTCCGACCACACCAAGTTCGCCGACCACTGGCTGCCGGCGCACCCCGGCACCGACGGGGCGCTGGCGCTGGCGATGGGGCACGTGATCCTCAAAGAATTCTACGTGCAGAGGCAGGTGCCCTACTTCGTGGAATACGCGAAGAAGTACACGGACCTGCCGTTTCTGATCACGCTTGAGGAGGGCGAGGGCGGCGCGCATCTCCCTGGCCGCTTCCTCCGTCTTTCGGACCTGGGTGGCAAAGAGGAGAACGCCGAGTGGAAGCCGGTCCTGCTCGACGGCGAAACCGGTGAGGTCAAGAGCCCGAACGGCACCCTCGGCACCCGCTACGGGGAAGAAGGAGAGGGTAGGTGGAACCTGGATCTCGGGGGGATCGACCCATCGCTCACCCTGCTGGGCCGCCACCACCAGCTCGTCGAGGTGAGCTTCCCCCGTTTCGATACCAGAGAGGTGATCGTACGCGGGGTGCCTGCCAAGCGGGTCGGGGATCATCTGGTGACGACGGTCTTCGACCTGCTGCTCGCGCACTACGGCGTAAGGAGGGAAGGGCTCCCCGGCAAGTGGCCCGAGGGGTACGATGACCCCGAACCCTACACGCCCGGCTGGCAGCAGGAGATAACCGGTGTGGACTCGGGGAGGGCAGCACGCATAGCCCGGGAGTTCGCCCGCAACGCCGAGAGGACCAATGGCAGATCAATGATAGTGATGGGCGCCGGCACGAACCATTGGTATCACTCGGATCAGATCTACCGGGCCATGCTCACGCTCGTCCTGCTGTGTGGATGTCAGGGAGTAAACGGAGGGGGATGGGCGCATTACGTAGGCCAGGAGAAGGTGAGACCGTTCACCGGCTGGTCGACGATGGCCTTCGCACTCGACTGGAATCGTCCCCCGCGTCACATGGCCGGCACCTCGCTGTGGTATCTGGCCACCGATCAGTGGCGTTACGAGCCGGGCTCTCCGGAAGAACTCTCTTCGCCTACTGCGAAAGGCATGTTCTCCGGCATGCACTTCGTGGATTGTCTCGCCCTTTCAGCGCGCCTGGGCTGGCAGCCCTCCCATCCGACCTTCGACCGCAACCCGCTAGAGATAGCCGAGGCGGCCGGGAGAGAAGGCATCCCGGTCGAGGAGTATGTCGTGAGAGAGCTCAAGGAAGACAGGCTTCACTTCGCCTGCGAGGACCCCGACGCCCCGCAGAACTTCCCCAGGGTTCTGACGCTGTGGCGCTCGAACCTCCTCGGTTCTTCGGGCAAGGGGCACGAGTACTTCCTCAAGCACCTGCTCGGGGTGCCGGACGCAGCGGTGCGCAACGAGGAGACGCCCGAAGAGCTGAGGCCAAAGGACGTGCGCTGGCGCGAGGAGGCTCCGGTCGGCAAGCTCGATCTTCTCGTCACGATGGACTTCCGCAAGAATGGCTCCTCCATGTACTCCGACATAGTGCTGCCGGCGGCGACGTGGTACGAGAAGCACGACCTCTCCTCCACGGACATGCATCCGTTTGTACACCCGTTCAACCCGGCGATCGACCCGCCGTGGGAGGCCAGAAGCGACTGGGACTCTTTCAAGGCCATAGCGAAGAGGTTCTCCGAGCTGGCGAAGGACCACCTCGGGGTGAGAAAGGACGTCGTGGCCACGCCCCTCATGCACGACAGCCCGGATGAGATCGCACAACCATTCGGTGAAGTCAGGGATTGGAAGAAAGGTGAGTGTGAGCCGGTACCGGGCAAGACGATGCCCAGGCTCACCGTTATAGAGCGCGACTACACCGCCGTCTTCCAGAAGATGTGCTCGCTGGGGCCTCTGGTCGAGGAGCTCGGCATCGGCAGCAAGGGCGTGACATGGAAACCGAAGCTCGAGGTCGACGAGATGCGCCGTCAGAACGGCGTCGTAAGGGAGGGTCCTGCCGCCGGCAGGCCGCGCCTGGAGCGCGCGGATCAGGTCTGCGAAGCCATCCTGGCGCTCTCCGGGACCACCAACGGGCGCCTCGCGGTGGAAGGCTTCAAAGCCTTGGAGAAGCGCACCGGCCTGAAGCTCGTTGATCTGGCGGAGGAGAGAGGCGATGAACGGATAACCTTCCGGGACATAACGGCGCAGCCGCGCAAGGTCATCGCCTCCCCGGAGTGGTCGGGGATGGAGAGCCGCACCAGGCGTTACTCTCCTTTCACTATAAACGTCGAGAAAAAGAAGCCCTGGCACACGCTGACCGGGCGCCAGCACTTCTACCTGGACCACGAGTGGATGCTCGAGTATGGAGAGGCGCTCCCCATCTTCAAGCCACCGCTGGACCTCGGGTACGATGCCCGTTCTCTCGGAGATGGCAGAACCGAGGTTACGGTGCGCTACCTCACCCCGCACTCCAAGTGGTCCATCCACTCCGAGTATCAGGACAACCTGAGGATGCTGGAGCTCTTCCGGGGAGGTCCCGTGGTGTGGATGAGCGTGGAGGATGCGAACAAGATAGACGTCAAAGACAACGACTGGATCGAGGTCTACAACGTGCACGGGGTCATCTCCGCCCGTGCAGTTGTCTCGCACCGGATCCCCGAGGGCACGGCGATCATGTACCATGCCCAGGACAGGCATGTCAACGTGCCCATCTCCGAGGTCAGCGGCACCCGCGGCGGAACCGACAACTCGACGACCAGGATAGTCGTCAAACCCACTCACATGATAGGCGGCTACGCGCAGTTCACGTTCGCACTCAACTACTACGGCCCGGCGGGATCGCAACGGGATACCGTGACCGTCATCCGCAAGCGCCAGAGGGAGGTGGCCTACTGA
- the narH gene encoding nitrate reductase subunit beta, producing MLVKAQIGMVMNLDKCIGCHTCSVTCKNTWTNREGTEYIWFNDVETKPGVGYPKEWENQDRWNGGWQLKKDGKLELKAGGKLKKLANIFYNPDLPVIEDYYEPWTYDYETLTSAKPSAHQPVARPQSRITGEPMELEWGPNWEDDLAGSQESAPHDPNISEDIQERVRMEYEKVFMMYLPRICEHCLNPSCVASCPSGAMYKRDEDGIVLVDQEQCRGWRYCVTGCPYKKVYFNWHTGKAEKCTLCYPRIQNGDPTICSETCVGRIRYIGVLLYDADRVEEAASTPDEKELLDAQRSIFLDPHDPEVIEQARFDGIPEDWIEAAQRSPLYKLAIEWGVALPLHPEYRTLPMVWYVPPLSPVMSLIEDGEPDPDAVFPAIEEMRIPNKYLANLLTAGDEEEIKRVLRRLAAMRAYMRELDIAGEADPRLAEDADLGEDQIVEMYRLLAIANYDERYVIPKAHKELALELDAQAQGACGLDFAGGPGSCASVEGTQRNEAFYSMKEELEEKARAMGGRLKAPNVNFFRSKADFEAFHLKGAGA from the coding sequence ATGCTGGTCAAGGCCCAGATCGGGATGGTGATGAACCTGGACAAGTGCATCGGGTGCCACACCTGCTCCGTGACCTGCAAGAACACCTGGACGAACCGGGAGGGTACTGAGTACATCTGGTTCAACGACGTGGAGACCAAGCCCGGGGTGGGCTACCCCAAAGAGTGGGAGAACCAGGACCGGTGGAACGGCGGCTGGCAGCTGAAGAAGGACGGCAAGCTGGAGCTCAAGGCCGGGGGGAAGCTCAAGAAGCTGGCGAACATCTTCTACAACCCGGACCTTCCGGTCATAGAAGATTACTATGAACCGTGGACCTACGACTACGAGACCCTGACCAGCGCGAAGCCTTCAGCCCACCAGCCTGTTGCAAGGCCTCAATCGAGGATAACGGGGGAGCCGATGGAGCTCGAGTGGGGTCCCAACTGGGAGGACGACCTGGCGGGCTCGCAGGAGAGCGCCCCCCACGATCCGAACATCTCCGAAGACATCCAGGAGCGGGTGCGCATGGAGTACGAGAAGGTCTTCATGATGTACCTGCCGCGCATCTGCGAGCACTGCCTCAACCCCTCCTGCGTCGCCTCCTGCCCCTCTGGAGCGATGTACAAGCGGGACGAGGACGGGATAGTGCTGGTGGACCAGGAGCAGTGCCGGGGCTGGCGCTACTGCGTCACGGGCTGCCCCTACAAGAAGGTCTACTTCAACTGGCACACGGGCAAGGCCGAGAAGTGCACGCTCTGCTACCCGCGCATCCAGAACGGCGACCCGACGATCTGCTCCGAGACGTGCGTGGGACGCATCCGCTACATAGGTGTTCTGCTCTACGACGCCGACCGGGTCGAGGAGGCGGCCTCCACCCCGGATGAGAAGGAGCTCCTCGACGCCCAGCGCTCCATCTTCCTCGATCCCCACGACCCCGAGGTCATAGAACAGGCGCGCTTCGACGGGATCCCGGAGGACTGGATCGAGGCAGCCCAGAGATCGCCCCTCTACAAGCTCGCGATCGAATGGGGCGTGGCGCTGCCCCTCCACCCGGAGTACCGGACGCTTCCCATGGTCTGGTACGTGCCGCCGCTCTCCCCGGTGATGAGCCTCATAGAAGACGGCGAGCCCGACCCGGACGCGGTCTTCCCGGCGATAGAGGAGATGCGCATCCCCAACAAGTACCTGGCCAACCTGCTCACCGCGGGAGACGAGGAGGAGATAAAGCGGGTTTTGAGGCGCCTCGCGGCGATGAGGGCCTACATGAGGGAGCTGGACATAGCCGGAGAGGCAGACCCCCGGCTCGCCGAGGATGCCGATCTCGGCGAAGATCAGATAGTAGAGATGTACCGGCTCCTCGCCATAGCCAACTACGACGAGCGCTACGTGATCCCGAAGGCCCACAAGGAGCTCGCCCTGGAGCTCGACGCGCAGGCGCAGGGCGCCTGCGGTCTGGACTTCGCCGGGGGCCCCGGAAGCTGCGCGAGCGTGGAAGGTACCCAGAGGAACGAAGCCTTCTACTCGATGAAGGAGGAGCTCGAGGAGAAGGCCCGGGCGATGGGCGGGAGGCTCAAGGCCCCGAACGTCAACTTCTTCCGCTCCAAGGCAGACTTCGAGGCGTTCCACCTCAAGGGGGCGGGCGCGTGA
- the narJ gene encoding nitrate reductase molybdenum cofactor assembly chaperone, with translation MIFKIISILLSYPDEEMISSREEIARVVQDLEDSPARESIERFLLYWQNTPPLKLQADYAETFDFAAKNTLYLSYFRYGDERRRGQALIDLKWTYARAGYAVESDELPDYLPLMLEFANEDPETGMKLLSEYRAGLEVMRKALLQMRSPYTHLIDALRSLLPEVSEREMEEARELVAKGPPRELVGLEAYGSEGPQAPPQSKVVFDGRRR, from the coding sequence GTGATCTTCAAGATCATCTCGATCCTCCTGAGCTACCCGGACGAGGAGATGATCTCCTCGCGCGAGGAGATAGCACGGGTCGTGCAGGACCTCGAAGACTCCCCGGCCAGGGAGAGCATAGAGCGTTTTCTGCTCTACTGGCAGAACACCCCCCCGCTCAAGCTCCAGGCCGACTACGCCGAAACCTTCGACTTCGCGGCCAAGAACACCCTCTACCTCAGCTACTTCCGCTACGGAGACGAGAGAAGGAGAGGGCAGGCCCTCATAGACCTCAAATGGACCTATGCGAGGGCCGGATACGCCGTGGAGAGCGATGAGCTACCCGACTACCTGCCGCTCATGCTCGAGTTCGCAAACGAAGATCCCGAGACAGGTATGAAGCTCCTCTCGGAGTATCGGGCGGGGCTCGAGGTGATGAGGAAGGCGCTCCTCCAGATGCGAAGCCCCTACACCCACCTCATCGACGCCCTGAGGAGCCTCCTGCCAGAGGTGAGCGAGCGGGAGATGGAGGAAGCCAGGGAACTGGTGGCCAAGGGTCCGCCCCGCGAGCTGGTGGGCCTGGAGGCCTACGGCTCGGAGGGACCTCAGGCCCCTCCTCAAAGCAAGGTCGTCTTCGACGGGAGAAGAAGATAG